In one window of Carassius auratus strain Wakin chromosome 28, ASM336829v1, whole genome shotgun sequence DNA:
- the LOC113047247 gene encoding mitochondrial import inner membrane translocase subunit Tim29-like: MAASWLLKRCCSTAATETTKGTRWQRLVNSRAGVWCRSLLSDYKEACRETVLGARERPLKASVYLGVLGGMYACYYTNPDDASFETSLLETSNCLALLSPWIRSGTSDGHVQTLVKLRNEGRLRYASLGIASLTYYTDYDSESSLYEARCSAISVPWAELPKRVLDVGFAGRWWVLDHKMKDFDINEEEFKHLPPALVATVPPSPQITESNEKLHQESWKAVVMEDESDGLDSIQKDMDTPVKETESNTLYKAQTS, from the exons ATGGCCGCTTCGTGGCTGCTGAAGAGATGCTGCTCCACAGCAGCTACAGAGACAACCAAGGGCACAAGGTGGCAAAGACTGGTCAACAGTCGCGCAG GAGTATGGTGCCGAAGTCTTTTAAGTGATTATAAGGAGGCTTGTCGTGAGACTGTGCTGGGGGCCCGGGAGCGACCCCTTAAAGCCTCGGTCTACTTGGGTGTTCTGGGAGGAATGTACGCCTGCTATTACACCAATCCTGACGATGCCTCCTTTGAGACCAGCTTGCTAGAAACCTCCAATTGTCTGGCGCTCCTGTCTCCATGGATTCGCAGTGGCACCTCAGATGGACACGTCCAGACCCTTGTGAAACTGCGAAACGAGGGCAGGCTGCGCTATGCCAGTCTGGGCATCGCCTCTTTGACTTATTACACAGACTACGACTCCGAGTCCAGTCTGTATGAGGCACGCTGCTCGGCGATCTCTGTGCCCTGGGCAGAACTGCCGAAACGCGTGCTGGATGTGGGCTTTGCGGGACGCTGGTGGGTGCTTGATCATAAAATGAAGGATTTCGATATAAATGAAGAGGAGTTCAAACATCTTCCACCTGCTTTGGTGGCAACAGTGCCACCGTCACCCCAGATAACAGAAAGCAACGAAAAACTGCATCAGGAATCATGGAAAGCCGTGGTGATGGAAGACGAGAGCGATGGATTAGATAGTATACAAAAAGACATGGACACACCTGTTAAAGAAACAGAGAGCAACACATTATACAAAGCACAGACTTCTTAA
- the LOC113047248 gene encoding calcium-binding mitochondrial carrier protein SCaMC-3-like isoform X1, translating into MGEARRRSPSCRTRARCQDNGGSDPEREKRWAELFDQLDLNKDGRIDVTELRTGLTAWGVVRTEVDEIVRVSDTNHDGQLDFEEFTQYLRTHEKELRLMFRSLDRNNDGHIDVGEIQLSLRSLGVNVSTEQASRILQSIDRDGTMTIDWNEWRDHFLFNPLHNMEDIAHYWKHSLMLDIGEQLTVPDEFSEKERRSGVVWRQLVAGAMAGAVSRTGTAPLDRLKVILQVHGSSGMGLFGGLRGMVREGGLRSLWRGNGINVLKIAPESAIKFMAYEQIKWLIRGSKDGGSLRVQERFIAGSLAGATAQTIIYPMEVLKTRLTLRKTGQYSGLADCAKQILRKEGVRTFYKGYVPNTLGIIPYAGIDLAVYETLKNAWLQRYCMGSADPGVLVLLGCGTVSSTCGQLASYPLALIRTRMQAQASADGTPQLSMVGQFKHIVSHEGVAGLYRGIAPNFLKVIPAVSISYVVYEHMKKALGVGS; encoded by the exons ATGGGCGAAGCGAGGAGGCGCTCCCCTTCGTGTAGGACACGGGCTCGCTGTCAAGATAACGGGGGGTCCGATCCAGAGCGGGAGAAGCGATGGGCCGAGCTGTTCGATCAGCTGGATCTAAATAAAGACGGGAGGATCGATGTGACCGAGCTGCGCACCGGACTGACCGCCTGGGGGGTCGTGCGCACCGAGGTGGACGAG ATTGTACGTGTGAGTGACACCAATCATGACGGCCAGCTGGACTTTGAGGAGTTCACACAGTATCTGCGCACGCACGAGAAAGAGCTCAGACTCATGTTCCGCAGCCTGGACCGCAACAACGACG GTCACATAGATGTTGGAGAAATTCAGCTCTCCTTGCGCAGCCTTGGAGTGAATGTATCCACAGAGCAAGCCTCCAGAATCCTGCAGAG CATAGACAGAGATGGCACGATGACCATTGACTGGAACGAGTGGCGGGACCACTTCCTGTTTAACCCCTTGCACAACATGGAGGACATCGCGCACTACTGGAAACACTCTCTG ATGTTGGACATCGGGGAGCAGCTGACGGTGCCGGATGAGTTCTCAGAGAAAGAGCGGCGTTCAGGTGTGGTGTGGAGACAGCTCGTGGCCGGGGCGATGGCAGGAGCCGTATCACGAACGGGAACTGCTCCTCTCGACCGTCTTAAAGTTATCCTTCAG GTCCATGGCTCCAGTGGTATGGGTTTGTTTGGTGGCTTGCGGGGAATGGTGCGGGAAGGAGGACTGAGGTCTCTTTGGAGAGGCAACGGCATCAATGTCCTCAAGATTGCACCGGAGTCAGCTATCAAATTCATGGCTTATGAGCAG ATCAAATGGCTGATCAGAGGCAGTAAGGACGGTGGCTCTCTCAGAGTTCAGGAACGCTTCATTGCCGGATCACTGGCAGGAGCTACAGCTCAGACTATCATCTACCCCATGgag GTGTTGAAGACGCGTCTGACGCTGCGGAAGACAGGACAATATTCTGGCTTGGCAGACTGTGCCAAACAGATACTGCGTAAAGAAGGAGTGCGCACGTTCTACAAAGGCTATGTGCCCAACACACTTGGCATCATCCCGTATGCTGGCATTGATCTGGCTGTGTATGAG acTCTTAAGAACGCCTGGCTCCAGCGGTACTGCATGGGCTCGGCTGATCCTGGCGTCCTGGTGCTTCTTGGATGTGGCACGGTGTCCAGCACATGTGGGCAGCTGGCTAGTTACCCGCTGGCTTTGATCCGCACACGCATGCAGGCTCAGG CCTCAGCAGATGGCACTCCTCAGCTGTCAATGGTTGGCCAGTTCAAGCACATCGTGTCCCATGAAGGCGTTGCTGGACTTTACCGTGGCATTGCCCCCAATTTCCTCAAAGTCATTCCTGCTGTTAGCATCTCTTACGTGGTTTATGAGCATATGAAGAAAGCACTGGGAGTGGGATCTTAA
- the LOC113047252 gene encoding BUB3-interacting and GLEBS motif-containing protein ZNF207-like isoform X2, whose product MGRKKKKQLKPWCWYCNRDFDDEKILIQHQKAKHFKCHICHKKLYTGPGLAIHCMQVHKETIDGVPNAIPGRIDIELEIYGMEGIPEKDMEERRRVLEQKTQDNQKKKQQDDSDEDDDDEEAGPSFQQPATAVQPQAAYAPMTQPGMTPVPVPGMPPGSYSGMPPMMPGIPPMMPGMPPVMPGMPPGMMQMRGMMPPAHGMPPMMPGMPPGIPPPMGHHPGIPHMAQAPPSSTRPAVPATTVPMPQPSVSKPLFPSAGQVQQAGSGVAVSSSAPTSAAPKPTFPAYTQSSATAAANSSSTVAKPGTPVTSKPATLTTTSATSKLIHPDEDISLEELRAQLPRYQCKVPSAGQAHVTSPPVAPMGGVLPHQQGIPAQQPGVRHPMQGPYGAPPQGVPGYVPGGMPPYGQAPPMVPSYQAAPPRPALGMRPPVMSPGGRY is encoded by the exons ATggggagaaaaaagaagaagcagTTGAAGCCCTGGTGTTG GTACTGCAACAGGGATTTTGATGATGAGAAGATTCTCATTCAACATCAGAAGGCCAAGCACTTTAAGTGTCATATATGTCACAAGAAGTTATATACTGGTCCTGGTCTGGCCATCCACTGTATGCAG GTTCACAAAGAAACCATTGATGGTGTCCCTAATGCAATACCGGGAAGGATTGACATAGAGCTGGAGATTTATGGAATGGAGGGTATTCCAGAGAAAGACATGGAGGAGAGGAGACGTGTGCTTGAACAAAAAACACAGG ATAATCAGAAGAAAAAACAGCAAGATGACtcggatgaagatgatgatgacgaaGAGGCTGGTCCTTCTTTCCAGCAGCCAGCAACAGCCGTACAGCCTCAGGCAGCCTATGCCCCTATGACCCAGCCAGGAATGACCCCTGTCCCAGTGCCAGGGATGCCACCTGGAAGTTACTCAG GAATGCCCCCAATGATGCCTGGGATCCCCCCTATGATGCCAGGGATGCCTCCTGTCATGCCCGGGATGCCTCCAGG CATGATGCAAATGAGAGGGATGATGCCACCTGCCCATGGAATGCCCCCAATGATGCCAGGCATGCCACCAG GAATACCTCCTCCCATGGGACATCACCCTGGCATACCCCACATGGCTCAGGCCCCTCCTTCCAGCACCCGGCCGGCTGTGCCTGCCACAACAGTGCCCATGCCACAGCCGAGTGTCTCCAAGCCACTGTTTCCCAGTGCAGGACAG GTCCAGCAGGCTGGTTCTGGTGTAGCGGTGAGCTCCTCTGCACCAACTTCTGCTGCTCCCAAACCAACATTCCCAGCTTACACCCAGTCCTCCGCCACTGCTGCGGCCAACTCCAGCAGCACTGTGGCCAAACCGGGCACCCCAGTCACAAGTAAGCCTGCCACCCTCACCACCACCAGTGCAACCAGTAAGTTGATCCACCCTGATGAAGATATATCACTG GAGGAGTTGCGAGCACAGCTGCCTCGCTACCAGTGTAAAGTCCCCAGCGCAGGACAGGCCCATGTGACTTCCCCACCGGTTGCACCGATGGGGGGCGTGTTGCCCCATCAGCAGGGCATTCCTGCACAGCAGCCAGGTGTTAGGCATCCCATGCAAG GGCCGTACGGTGCTCCGCCGCAGGGGGTGCCTGGGTACGTCCCAGGTGGAATGCCTCCTTACGGGCAAGCCCCACCCATGGTCCCTTCCTACCAGGCTGCTCCCCCCCGGCCCGCCTTAGGCATGAGACCTCCTGTAATGTCTCCTGGAGGCCGATACTGA
- the LOC113047252 gene encoding BUB3-interacting and GLEBS motif-containing protein ZNF207-like isoform X1, which translates to MGRKKKKQLKPWCWYCNRDFDDEKILIQHQKAKHFKCHICHKKLYTGPGLAIHCMQVHKETIDGVPNAIPGRIDIELEIYGMEGIPEKDMEERRRVLEQKTQDNQKKKQQDDSDEDDDDEEAGPSFQQPATAVQPQAAYAPMTQPGMTPVPVPGMPPGSYSGMPPMMPGIPPMMPGMPPVMPGMPPGMMQMRGMMPPAHGMPPMMPGMPPGIPPPMGHHPGIPHMAQAPPSSTRPAVPATTVPMPQPSVSKPLFPSAGQMGTRAPSTSSGSSSLDSLSASSKPLSQVQQAGSGVAVSSSAPTSAAPKPTFPAYTQSSATAAANSSSTVAKPGTPVTSKPATLTTTSATSKLIHPDEDISLEELRAQLPRYQCKVPSAGQAHVTSPPVAPMGGVLPHQQGIPAQQPGVRHPMQGPYGAPPQGVPGYVPGGMPPYGQAPPMVPSYQAAPPRPALGMRPPVMSPGGRY; encoded by the exons ATggggagaaaaaagaagaagcagTTGAAGCCCTGGTGTTG GTACTGCAACAGGGATTTTGATGATGAGAAGATTCTCATTCAACATCAGAAGGCCAAGCACTTTAAGTGTCATATATGTCACAAGAAGTTATATACTGGTCCTGGTCTGGCCATCCACTGTATGCAG GTTCACAAAGAAACCATTGATGGTGTCCCTAATGCAATACCGGGAAGGATTGACATAGAGCTGGAGATTTATGGAATGGAGGGTATTCCAGAGAAAGACATGGAGGAGAGGAGACGTGTGCTTGAACAAAAAACACAGG ATAATCAGAAGAAAAAACAGCAAGATGACtcggatgaagatgatgatgacgaaGAGGCTGGTCCTTCTTTCCAGCAGCCAGCAACAGCCGTACAGCCTCAGGCAGCCTATGCCCCTATGACCCAGCCAGGAATGACCCCTGTCCCAGTGCCAGGGATGCCACCTGGAAGTTACTCAG GAATGCCCCCAATGATGCCTGGGATCCCCCCTATGATGCCAGGGATGCCTCCTGTCATGCCCGGGATGCCTCCAGG CATGATGCAAATGAGAGGGATGATGCCACCTGCCCATGGAATGCCCCCAATGATGCCAGGCATGCCACCAG GAATACCTCCTCCCATGGGACATCACCCTGGCATACCCCACATGGCTCAGGCCCCTCCTTCCAGCACCCGGCCGGCTGTGCCTGCCACAACAGTGCCCATGCCACAGCCGAGTGTCTCCAAGCCACTGTTTCCCAGTGCAGGACAG ATGGGGACTCGAGCTCCaagcacaagctcaggctcctccAGTCTGGACAGTTTGTCAGCATCCTCTAAACCGCTGTCCCAA GTCCAGCAGGCTGGTTCTGGTGTAGCGGTGAGCTCCTCTGCACCAACTTCTGCTGCTCCCAAACCAACATTCCCAGCTTACACCCAGTCCTCCGCCACTGCTGCGGCCAACTCCAGCAGCACTGTGGCCAAACCGGGCACCCCAGTCACAAGTAAGCCTGCCACCCTCACCACCACCAGTGCAACCAGTAAGTTGATCCACCCTGATGAAGATATATCACTG GAGGAGTTGCGAGCACAGCTGCCTCGCTACCAGTGTAAAGTCCCCAGCGCAGGACAGGCCCATGTGACTTCCCCACCGGTTGCACCGATGGGGGGCGTGTTGCCCCATCAGCAGGGCATTCCTGCACAGCAGCCAGGTGTTAGGCATCCCATGCAAG GGCCGTACGGTGCTCCGCCGCAGGGGGTGCCTGGGTACGTCCCAGGTGGAATGCCTCCTTACGGGCAAGCCCCACCCATGGTCCCTTCCTACCAGGCTGCTCCCCCCCGGCCCGCCTTAGGCATGAGACCTCCTGTAATGTCTCCTGGAGGCCGATACTGA
- the LOC113047248 gene encoding calcium-binding mitochondrial carrier protein SCaMC-3-like isoform X2 has product MLDIGEQLTVPDEFSEKERRSGVVWRQLVAGAMAGAVSRTGTAPLDRLKVILQVHGSSGMGLFGGLRGMVREGGLRSLWRGNGINVLKIAPESAIKFMAYEQIKWLIRGSKDGGSLRVQERFIAGSLAGATAQTIIYPMEVLKTRLTLRKTGQYSGLADCAKQILRKEGVRTFYKGYVPNTLGIIPYAGIDLAVYETLKNAWLQRYCMGSADPGVLVLLGCGTVSSTCGQLASYPLALIRTRMQAQASADGTPQLSMVGQFKHIVSHEGVAGLYRGIAPNFLKVIPAVSISYVVYEHMKKALGVGS; this is encoded by the exons ATGTTGGACATCGGGGAGCAGCTGACGGTGCCGGATGAGTTCTCAGAGAAAGAGCGGCGTTCAGGTGTGGTGTGGAGACAGCTCGTGGCCGGGGCGATGGCAGGAGCCGTATCACGAACGGGAACTGCTCCTCTCGACCGTCTTAAAGTTATCCTTCAG GTCCATGGCTCCAGTGGTATGGGTTTGTTTGGTGGCTTGCGGGGAATGGTGCGGGAAGGAGGACTGAGGTCTCTTTGGAGAGGCAACGGCATCAATGTCCTCAAGATTGCACCGGAGTCAGCTATCAAATTCATGGCTTATGAGCAG ATCAAATGGCTGATCAGAGGCAGTAAGGACGGTGGCTCTCTCAGAGTTCAGGAACGCTTCATTGCCGGATCACTGGCAGGAGCTACAGCTCAGACTATCATCTACCCCATGgag GTGTTGAAGACGCGTCTGACGCTGCGGAAGACAGGACAATATTCTGGCTTGGCAGACTGTGCCAAACAGATACTGCGTAAAGAAGGAGTGCGCACGTTCTACAAAGGCTATGTGCCCAACACACTTGGCATCATCCCGTATGCTGGCATTGATCTGGCTGTGTATGAG acTCTTAAGAACGCCTGGCTCCAGCGGTACTGCATGGGCTCGGCTGATCCTGGCGTCCTGGTGCTTCTTGGATGTGGCACGGTGTCCAGCACATGTGGGCAGCTGGCTAGTTACCCGCTGGCTTTGATCCGCACACGCATGCAGGCTCAGG CCTCAGCAGATGGCACTCCTCAGCTGTCAATGGTTGGCCAGTTCAAGCACATCGTGTCCCATGAAGGCGTTGCTGGACTTTACCGTGGCATTGCCCCCAATTTCCTCAAAGTCATTCCTGCTGTTAGCATCTCTTACGTGGTTTATGAGCATATGAAGAAAGCACTGGGAGTGGGATCTTAA